From Thermodesulfobacteriota bacterium, the proteins below share one genomic window:
- a CDS encoding SDR family oxidoreductase, with protein MSKGLENNWALILGASSGFGEAAAIELASRGMNIFGVHLDRKGTMPKVEEIKEKIKSRGRQASFFNVNAADADQRSEVLGEIEQILDEHKNPSGVRVLIHSLAFGTLKPYIAGDEKARVSAKNMDMTLDVMAHSLVYWAQELVARGLMTDGGRIFAMTSAGGHRVWPTYGPVSASKAALESHIRQLAVELSKHGITANAIQAGVTETPALSKIPGNDEIIRHAVEVNPGGRLTTTEDVARAIYALSLPETSWLTGNVIKVDGGEDLI; from the coding sequence ATGTCAAAAGGTTTGGAAAACAACTGGGCGCTCATTCTGGGCGCGTCGAGCGGCTTCGGCGAGGCCGCGGCGATAGAGCTTGCATCGCGCGGTATGAACATCTTCGGCGTCCACCTCGACAGGAAAGGCACGATGCCCAAGGTCGAGGAGATAAAGGAAAAGATAAAAAGCCGCGGCAGGCAGGCGAGCTTTTTTAACGTAAACGCCGCCGACGCCGACCAAAGGTCCGAGGTCCTTGGCGAGATCGAGCAGATTCTCGACGAGCACAAGAACCCCTCGGGCGTCAGGGTGCTGATCCACTCCCTCGCCTTCGGCACGTTAAAGCCCTACATCGCCGGGGACGAAAAGGCGCGCGTCTCCGCGAAGAACATGGACATGACGCTCGACGTCATGGCGCACAGCCTCGTCTACTGGGCCCAGGAGCTCGTCGCGAGGGGGCTCATGACGGACGGCGGGCGCATATTCGCCATGACCAGCGCCGGGGGGCACAGGGTATGGCCGACGTACGGGCCTGTATCGGCGTCGAAGGCCGCCCTCGAATCGCACATACGGCAGCTCGCCGTCGAGCTCTCGAAGCACGGCATCACGGCGAACGCCATACAGGCGGGCGTGACGGAAACCCCGGCACTCAGCAAGATTCCGGGCAACGACGAGATAATCAGGCACGCCGTCGAAGTCAATCCCGGCGGCAGGCTCACGACCACCGAAGACGTGGCCAGGGCCATATACGCCCTGTCGTTGCCTGAGACGTCGTGGCTCACGGGCAACGTTATAAAGGTGGACGGCGGCGAGGACCTTATATAA